A DNA window from Microcystis aeruginosa NIES-843 contains the following coding sequences:
- the ctpC gene encoding carboxyl-terminal processing protease CtpC: protein MVINKRGLVLGATAVVLSTVAVTGAGFRLSQSQAFFQESPKETVDEVWQIINRTYLDGTFNQSDWNAIRNQYLNRSYKNQEEAYTAIREMLKTLNDPYTRFMDPKEFNNMKIDTSGELTGVGIQLTKDEKTKQLVVVSPIEDTPASKAGVLPKDVIISIDGKSTEGMELEQAVSMIRGKVGTSVKITIQRGEEKKELTLTRAKIEIHPVRARTENTPIGKIGYIRLNQFSAQASGDMSQAIRELEAEQVKGYILDLRSNPGGLLYASIEIARMWIPDGLIVSTVDRKGVTERQRANNQALTNKPLVVLVDGGSASASEILSGALQDHDRAVIVGTKTFGKGLVQSVRSLSDGSGLAVTIAKYLTPDGRDINKDGIHPDVESELSEEDRKNLQQEREQVGTFQDPQFKKGFEILEKEITEGKKTPTNTAKQ, encoded by the coding sequence ATGGTTATCAACAAACGCGGACTTGTTCTCGGTGCTACAGCAGTGGTCCTGTCTACCGTCGCCGTCACGGGGGCGGGATTCCGTCTCTCCCAAAGTCAAGCTTTTTTTCAGGAAAGTCCCAAGGAAACCGTTGATGAGGTTTGGCAAATCATCAACCGCACTTATTTAGATGGCACTTTTAATCAATCGGACTGGAACGCCATCCGCAATCAGTATTTAAATCGTTCCTACAAAAATCAAGAGGAAGCATACACCGCTATCCGCGAGATGTTGAAAACTCTCAATGATCCCTATACCCGTTTTATGGATCCCAAAGAGTTTAACAATATGAAGATCGATACATCGGGAGAATTGACCGGGGTAGGGATTCAACTGACCAAAGATGAGAAAACTAAGCAGTTAGTCGTGGTTTCACCCATTGAAGATACTCCCGCTTCTAAAGCTGGTGTGCTGCCCAAAGATGTGATTATCTCTATCGATGGTAAATCTACCGAAGGTATGGAACTGGAGCAAGCGGTGAGCATGATCCGCGGCAAAGTGGGGACAAGTGTTAAGATCACCATTCAACGGGGTGAGGAGAAGAAAGAATTGACTCTTACCCGGGCGAAAATTGAAATTCACCCAGTGCGGGCCCGCACGGAAAACACCCCGATCGGTAAAATCGGTTATATCCGTCTCAATCAATTTAGCGCCCAAGCTAGTGGCGATATGAGTCAAGCGATTCGCGAATTGGAAGCTGAACAGGTGAAGGGTTATATTCTCGATCTGCGTTCTAACCCCGGCGGTTTACTCTACGCCAGCATCGAAATCGCTCGGATGTGGATACCCGATGGTTTAATTGTCTCTACGGTCGATCGCAAAGGGGTGACGGAACGTCAACGGGCCAACAATCAAGCTTTGACTAATAAACCTCTAGTTGTTCTCGTCGATGGTGGTTCCGCTAGTGCCAGTGAAATTCTCTCCGGAGCTTTACAGGATCATGATCGGGCGGTTATTGTCGGTACGAAAACCTTTGGTAAGGGATTAGTGCAATCGGTACGCAGTCTTAGTGACGGTTCCGGATTAGCAGTGACAATTGCCAAGTATCTTACCCCCGACGGACGGGACATCAATAAAGATGGTATTCATCCGGATGTGGAGTCGGAACTGAGCGAGGAAGATCGCAAAAATCTTCAACAGGAACGGGAGCAGGTGGGAACCTTCCAGGATCCTCAATTCAAGAAGGGTTTTGAAATCTTGGAAAAAGAAATCACTGAAGGCAAGAAAACGCCCACCAATACCGCTAAACAATAG